The proteins below come from a single Mucilaginibacter mali genomic window:
- a CDS encoding class I SAM-dependent methyltransferase, with product MPSNYDNAAWFYDRLSRVVYGKALIQAQTHFLHTIPQNSNVLIAGGGSGMLLEAIARIHPSGLQIAYVELSEKMMALAKKRNTAGNKVSYINQPVEDAGLTQEFDVVISPFLLDSLSPVNFIKVFAAMDALLKPGCLWLNTDFQLNGKWWQKPLLKSMYFFFRLLGCVETAELPDMAAYFAVKGYNEIERKLFFGDFIAAGVYRK from the coding sequence TTGCCCTCTAACTACGATAACGCCGCCTGGTTTTACGACCGCCTTTCGCGGGTGGTTTATGGCAAGGCGCTAATCCAAGCACAAACGCATTTTCTGCATACCATACCACAAAATTCAAATGTGCTGATAGCGGGAGGCGGCAGCGGGATGCTGCTGGAAGCAATTGCCCGGATACATCCATCCGGCCTGCAGATCGCCTACGTTGAATTATCTGAAAAAATGATGGCACTGGCTAAAAAGCGAAACACGGCGGGCAATAAGGTATCGTACATAAATCAACCTGTTGAAGATGCTGGTTTAACGCAGGAATTTGATGTAGTGATCTCGCCTTTTTTGCTGGATAGTTTATCACCTGTAAATTTTATAAAAGTATTTGCCGCTATGGATGCGTTGCTAAAACCCGGCTGCCTTTGGCTGAATACCGATTTCCAGCTTAACGGCAAATGGTGGCAGAAACCTTTACTTAAAAGCATGTATTTTTTCTTCAGGCTGCTAGGTTGTGTGGAGACGGCCGAGCTGCCTGATATGGCTGCATATTTCGCTGTGAAGGGCTACAACGAAATTGAAAGAAAGTTATTTTTTGGCGATTTCATCGCGGCAGGCGTTTATCGTAAATAA
- a CDS encoding AIR synthase related protein, which translates to MTSSQRYDQRGVSASKDDVHNAIKNIDKGIFPQAFCKIIPDILSNDPEWCNIMHADGAGTKSSLAYSYWKQTGDLSVWRGIAQDAVIMNLDDLLCVGATDNILLSSTIGRNKNLITGEVIAAIINGTEEVLADLRAAGIGIYSTGGETADVGDLVRTVIVDSTVTCRMRRDEVISNHTIQPGDVIVGLASYGQATYETEYNGGMGSNGLTSARHDVFNKSVASSYPESFDPAVPQDLVFSGSKQLTDMIDIGKGQSITAGKLVLSPTRTYAPIIKQILDKYRPQIHGMVHCSGGAQTKVLHFINNVHVIKDNLFPVPPLFKLIHEESGTSWQEMYKVFNMGHRMELYVPESIATDLIAISKSFNVDAQIIGRVEAAESKQVTVRSEFGEFVY; encoded by the coding sequence ATGACTTCTTCGCAAAGGTACGATCAGCGGGGTGTATCCGCATCAAAAGATGATGTGCACAATGCCATCAAAAACATCGATAAGGGCATTTTCCCGCAAGCTTTCTGCAAAATTATTCCCGATATTTTAAGTAACGACCCGGAGTGGTGCAACATTATGCACGCCGATGGGGCTGGTACCAAATCATCCTTAGCCTACAGCTACTGGAAGCAAACCGGCGACCTTTCTGTATGGAGAGGTATAGCGCAGGACGCCGTGATCATGAACCTTGACGACCTGCTTTGCGTAGGCGCTACCGATAATATCCTTTTATCATCAACCATTGGCCGCAACAAAAACCTGATAACCGGAGAGGTAATAGCTGCCATCATCAACGGAACAGAGGAAGTACTGGCCGATCTTCGCGCGGCGGGCATTGGCATCTACTCAACCGGTGGCGAAACTGCTGATGTAGGCGATTTGGTGCGCACGGTGATCGTCGATTCGACCGTTACCTGCCGCATGCGCCGCGATGAGGTGATATCAAACCATACTATCCAACCCGGCGATGTCATCGTCGGCCTGGCATCATACGGACAAGCCACTTACGAGACCGAATACAACGGCGGCATGGGCTCTAACGGATTAACATCCGCCCGTCACGATGTATTTAACAAATCGGTAGCCAGCAGTTACCCCGAAAGTTTTGACCCTGCCGTTCCGCAGGATTTGGTATTCTCGGGCAGCAAGCAGTTAACGGATATGATAGATATCGGCAAGGGGCAAAGCATCACTGCCGGTAAACTGGTGCTATCCCCTACCCGCACCTATGCGCCTATCATCAAACAAATACTGGATAAATACCGCCCGCAGATACATGGCATGGTGCATTGCAGTGGCGGCGCGCAAACCAAGGTGCTACACTTTATCAATAACGTGCATGTAATAAAGGATAATCTTTTCCCTGTGCCACCGCTTTTTAAACTGATCCATGAAGAATCGGGCACCAGCTGGCAGGAAATGTACAAGGTATTTAATATGGGCCACCGCATGGAACTTTATGTGCCCGAATCCATTGCTACCGACCTGATCGCTATCTCAAAAAGCTTTAATGTAGACGCGCAGATTATCGGCCGGGTTGAGGCTGCCGAAAGCAAACAGGTAACTGTACGTTCGGAGTTTGGAGAGTTTGTGTATTAA